A window of Fusarium verticillioides 7600 chromosome 10, whole genome shotgun sequence contains these coding sequences:
- a CDS encoding prolyl oligopeptidase → MASPIASAHLRVARPTNNINALLPFYVDGLGFRKIGEFRDHDGFDGLMLGHEGAGYHLEFTAKRGHDAGRSPTQDNLMIFYLPEKEKFDDAVARMERAGIVSVTSFNPYWDQCGKTFEDADGYRVVLANMSWNL, encoded by the coding sequence ATGGCATCGCCCATCGCATCCGCTCACCTTCGCGTGGCCCGCCCAacaaacaacatcaacgcCCTGCTGCCCTTCTACGTCGACGGTCTAGGATTCAGAAAGATTGGCGAATTTCGtgatcatgatggcttcgatGGTCTAATGCTCGGTCATGAGGGTGCAGGCTATCATCTTGAGTTCACTGCTAAGCGTGGGCATGACGCCGGGAGATCACCCACGCAGGACAATCTCATGATCTTCTATCTgcctgagaaggagaaattCGATGATGCAGTTGCGCGTATGGAGAGAGCAGGCATTGTTTCTGTGACGAGCTTTAATCCGTATTGGGATCAGTGCGGCAAGACTtttgaggatgctgatgGCTATCGCGTGGTGTTGGCAAATATGAGCTGGAATTTGTGA